The following are encoded together in the Drosophila takahashii strain IR98-3 E-12201 chromosome X, DtakHiC1v2, whole genome shotgun sequence genome:
- the shtd gene encoding anaphase-promoting complex subunit 1 yields the protein MIAVAEPPLEFVPRGRQSSAEHPGPHDQPLARHQLPTTEHLLLQRLQNVNISSGGLEDSPSSGGQESWTIRELYDDYEAAEERAARRRQLIERTKRCGPKAAAATQLTSLPQSLLHPQVERGREEPMCDYVVNNEEELYVHRNTVVWTQGFNDDDDDHENGVYKRMCFTSDSPVRFACFLNRSFVRGRLAQLKAAVQSQDDQLTAICVMDQDALRVYCNDGEDFLANLDFPVSQVWQTKHGLLLEKDSSNALISHLSIPMPRLFSMSHPLHEACPVVLKTATSSTGYMTEPEFSVVFTTEDSDLVLLYDAKFFKHFVARLRKVTPEEVNYVGQQQQELSQTLLGPRSQMGGNSYSFSSTKQTGATPKAGNASFLGRNNTTAGLGNLSKFGLSQSQSFSGVLGQSNRASLGTPLSQLQSSISQQSMSVKDMRKMTHVKPAKPIEPEMCLEHIWTENTYGTQREFCEMATRAFIHTDLVGQTFLCYLLARSCRLQMVRLTGYGSSEVQLSTLAATLAAKDAVGLSRMHMIAVLDPSGSLILYTGTVLISKVHITPLLAPMATTTAATAVKTPAANHSGSSSFVEVRRSSLLPTKAPADLAAFDEELHMLSPIAPQAVSYTQRQAHNVCKSLRDPAGNRLTLVYATGRMLRIALPLLNDTRLLTRCVATLRQVLSPAQFLHFVIRWYSARNPPGSRDYSIEQEWQLFRCTLLALMGLTAAPDVEAGEGYDGRCATPPLNAHFGGVGTANATGSGDGSNCSSNSTLGAQDEPKKRRKYNDCEDYTDDDWEFLLLQTTLAPCGADGHSYSVNISAPLFQMIPAIFFSLHLLYEDLKLDAVFYAALPYLATFLHQLAIDMQLDSYVLHYILDFPELCNRTGRQSLLGAEHGAMMLHQELLRVPAPSVFAQLEHIVVGEEEVMPYSFVECVNERSRNLLQLVSLVVHGQERLKHWWQLLEIPEAVQSNYPRRAKRSITADAPRCHQMLELLLAMRLTRRDIERFPAAVHLIVAEALEEARLSPPMGCSMATYELILRPELAAHAQLPFLDTTTSTSTGQPHCGRVYKEDSLSARCPPSGGAESAESTEQLRHDDMDNMDTKLLRLRFPDDMRVEEVRRLLNSSEPVVIEVQQAPGTSDHEFIEEQEKQLFALCSRTMTLPLGRGMFTLRTMMPRPSDSLAMPKLCLVGREPLKGTTIEMQQIEFPANMQMWPSFHNGVATGLKISPQAQDIDSNWIVYNKPKTQANNSLEHAGFLMALGLNGHLKTLSFMSVYKYLVKCDEMTNVGLLLGISAAHRGTMDTKTTKLLSVHLEALLPATAMELDIPQSTQVAALMGIGLLYQGSAKRHIAEVLLQEIGRPPGPEMENSVERESYAMTAGLSLGLVTLGQGESPAGLRDLQLPDTLHYYMVGGVKRPISGSQKEKYRLASFQVREGDSVNIDVTAPGATLALGLMFFGSGNAAIAEWMQPPDSRYLLDMVRPDFLLLRTIARGLILWQDIRPDSEWFHAQFPASLRVHLRLPTRDEGSNGEDGDVDYEAITQAYCNIMAGAAFCIGLKYAGTEDMVAFATLRAVIKEFLGYPGTPMGECAGRTTVESCLMVLLISISLVFAGSGNCEILRIIRYLRSRVGPQYPHITYGSHMAIHMSLGLLFLGAGRFTIAKTPESIAALVCAFFPKFPIHSNDNRYHLQALRHLYVLAVEPRLFLPRDIDTHQLCLANISVLEVGATELRRLPIAPCILPVLSSLQRVVVDDENYWPVCFDRSRNWHQLEKALEMSAPIDIKKRTGCLSHLEDPDRLKSMLAQTLTMEQSICWQIDMNDLQQFASERMIKQFLSRCLATKGTDLSYPELVKRHQMMLLFYNAVVKDRMHLLPVYLTLYDHVTKSMLNNIDVWQLKLIDAYLSRSQESEHPLISVELIQMLQELFKQAMEDSTRELCLPLREFLSRKRLEPSYVTTVSGPDLQRAFCVINYYNLLPNMLSGVDLSAGTVNYMRILYEFRQLNLGAHTIFGLLKILQSLQTTEVVTLDEAALLAYTMATQ from the exons ATGATCGCCGTCGCAGAACCGCCGCTGGAGTTTGTGCCGCGCGGCCGTCAGTCGTCCGCGGAGCACCCGGGACCGCATGACCAGCCATTGGCGCGTCACCAGCTGCCCACCACGGAgcacctgctgctgcagcggctCCAGAATGTGAATATCTCCTCCGGCGGCCTCGAGGATTCGCCCTCGTCGGGTGGCCAGGAGTCGTGGACGATACGGGAGCTGTACGATGACTACGAGGCCGCCGAGGAGCGGGCCGCCCGGCGGCGCCAGCTGATCGAAAGGACCAAGCGATGCGGTCCcaaggcggcggcggccacgCAGCTCACCTCGCTGCCCCAGAGCCTCCTGCATCCGCAGGTGGAACGCGGACGCGAGGAGCCCATGTGCGACTATGTGGTGAACAACGAGGAGGAGCTCTATGTGCACCGCAACACCGTCGTTTGGACGCAGGGCTTcaacgatgacgatgatgatcacGAGAATGGGGTGTACAAGCGCATGTGCTTCACCAGCGACTCGCCGGTGCGCTTCGCCTGCTTCCTCAATCGCAGCTTCGTGAGGGGACGACTGGCGCAGCTTAAGGCGGCCGTTCAGTCGCAGGATGACCAGCTGACCGCCATCTGTGTGATGGATCAGGATGCACTGCGTGTGTACTGCAATGATGGCGAGGATTTCCTGGCCAATCTGGACTTTCCCGTCTCGCAGGTGTGGCAGACCAAGCATGGTTTGCTGCTGGAAAAGGATTCCAGCAATGCCTTGATCTCTCATCTTTCGATTCCCATGCCGCGACTCTTCTCCATGTCGCATCCGCTGCACGAAGCCTGCCCGGTGGTCCTGAAAACCGCCACCAGCTCCACGGGCTACATGACCGAACCGGAATTTAGCGTGGTCTTCACCACCGAGGATTCGGATTTGGTGCTGCTGTACGACGCCAAGTTCTTCAAGCATTTCGTGGCCCGGCTGCGCAAGGTGACGCCCGAGGAGGTCAACTATGtgggccagcagcagcaggagctcaGCCAGACGCTCCTGGGTCCGCGCTCCCAGATGGGCGGCAATAGCTACAGCTTCAGTTCCACCAAGCAGACGGGGG CCACGCCAAAGGCGGGAAATGCCTCGTTTCTGGGCAGGAATAACACCACCGCCGGCCTGGGCAACCTCTCCAAGTTCGGACTCAGCCAGTCGCAGTCTTTCAGCGGAGTTCTGGGCCAATCCAA TCGCGCTTCATTAGGCACTCCGCTAAGCCAACTGCAGAGCAGCATTAGCCAGCAGTCGATGTCGGTGAAGGACATGCGCAAAATGACGCATGTGAAGCCGGCCAAGCCCATTGAGCCGGAGATGTGTTTGGAGCACATTTGGACCGAGAACACCTATGGAACGCAGCGGGAATTCTGTGAAATGGCCACCCGGGCCTTTATCCACACGGATCTCGTGGGTCAGACCTTTTTGTGCTACCTGCTGGCCCGCTCCTGCCGCCTCCAGATGGTCAGGCTCACGGGCTACGGCAGCAGCGAGGTGCAGCTCTCTACTTTGGCCGCCACGCTGGCCGCCAAGGATGCAGTGGGTCTCTCACGCATGCACATGATCGCCGTTCTCGATCCGAGTGGTAGTTTGATCTTGTACACCGGCACCGTGCTGATTTCCAAGGTGCACATTACACCGCTGCTGGCTCCAATGGCTACTACtactgctgctactgctgtgAAAACCCCTGCTGCAAATCACTCTGGCAGCAGCTCCTTTGTGGAGGTGCGTCGCAGCAGTTTGCTGCCCACCAAAGCACCCGCGGATTTGGCCGCCTTCGACGAGGAGCTGCACATGCTGTCGCCCATCGCTCCGCAGGCGGTTTCCTATACGCAAAGGCAGGCGCATAATGTGTGCAAATCTCTGCGAGATCCGGCGGGCAATCGATTGACTCTAGTTTATGCCACCGGCAGGATGCTGAGGATTGCCTTGCCTTTGCTAAACGATACGCGATTGCTGACCCGTTGCGTGGCCACTTTGCGGCAGGTTTTGAGCCCCGCACAGTTTCTGCACTTTGTGATCCGCTGGTACAGCGCCAGGAATCCGCCCGGTTCGAGGGACTACTCGATAGAGCAGGAATGGCAGCTCTTTCGCTGCACTCTGCTGGCTTTGATGGGCTTGACCGCTGCTCCGGATGTGGAGGCGGGCGAGGGATACGATGGCAGGTGTGCCACGCCGCCTTTAAATGCTCATTTCGGTGGAGTAGGAACAGCGAATGCCACTGGTTCCGGCGACGGATCCAATTGCAGCTCCAATTCCACGCTGGGCGCCCAGGATGAGCCGAAGAAGCGGCGGAAGTACAACGATTGCGAGGACTACACCGACGACGACTGGGAgttcctgctgctgcagaCGACACTCGCGCCCTGCGGTGCCGATGGCCATAGCTACAGCGTGAACATCAGTGCGCCACTGTTCCAAATGATACCCGCCATCTTCTTTAGCCTGCATCTGCTGTACGAGGATCTCAAGCTGGACGCTGTCTTCTATGCGGCGCTTCCTTACCTGGCAACG TTCCTTCACCAGCTGGCCATTGACATGCAGCTGGACAGCTACGTGCTGCACTACATCCTCGACTTCCCGGAGCTGTGCAATCGCACGGGCCGCCAGTCGCTGCTGGGCGCCGAGCACGGAGCGATGATGCTGCACCAGGAGCTCCTCCGCGTGCCGGCACCCAGTGTGTTTGCCCAACTGGAGCACATAGTCGTCGGCGAGGAGGAGGTGATGCCCTACAGTTTTGTGGAGTGTGTAAACGAAAGGAGTCGCAATTTGCTGCAGCTCGTTTCGCTGGTGGTTCATGGACAGGAGCGTTTGAAGCACTGGTGGCAGCTCCTCGAGATTCCCGAGGCCGTTCAGTCCAACTATCCGCGGCGTGCGAAGCGCAGCATTACGGCGGATGCTCCACGCTGTCACCAGATGCTCGAGTTGCTCCTGGCCATGCGGTTGACTCGCCGGGATATTGAACGCTTTCCCGCCGCCGTTCATTTGATTGTGGCCGAGGCTCTGGAGGAGGCTCGCCTGTCGCCGCCCATGGGCTGCAGCATGGCCACCTATGAGTTGATTTTACGTCCCGAACTGGCTGCCCATGCGCAGCTACCTTTCCTGGACACGACGACGTCGACGAGCACGGGGCAACCGCATTGCGGGCGGGTCTACAAGGAGGATTCCCTGTCGGCCAGATGCCCGCCGAGCGGAGGAGCGGAATCAGCGGAGTCAACGGAGCAGTTGCGACACGACGACATGGATAATATGGACACGAAGCTGCTGCGCCTGCGCTTCCCCGACGACATGCGCGTGGAGGAGGTGCGCCGGCTGCTGAACAGCTCGGAACCGGTGGTCATTGAGGTGCAGCAGGCGCCGGGCACCAGCGACCATGAGTTTATAGAGGAGCAGGAGAAGCAATTGTTTGCTCTATGCTCTCGTACGATGACTTTACCTTTGGGACGTGGAATGTTCACCCTACGCACAATGATGCCGCGACCCAGCGATAGTCTGGCCATGCCCAAGCTTTGCCTGGTGGGCAGGGAGCCGCTGAAAGGAACCACCATTGAGATGCAGCAGATTGAATTCCCGGCGAACATGCAAATGTGGCCATCGTTTCACAATGGCGTGGCCACTGGCTTGAAGATCTCACCGCAGGCGCAGGACATTGACTCCAATTGGATAGTTTACAATAAGCCCAAGACGCAGGCTAATAATTCCCTGGAGCACGCTGGTTTTCTCATGGCTTTGGGTCTAAATGGTCACCTGAAAACGCTCTCCTTCATGAGTGTCTACAAATATCTGGTGAAGTGCGATGAGATGACCAATGTGGGTCTCCTGCTGGGCATTTCGGCGGCCCATCGCGGCACCATGGATACGAAAACCACGAAGTTATTAAGCGTCCATTTGGAGGCTCTACTACCCGCAACCGCCATGGAGCTAGACATACCGCAGAGCACACAGGTGGCCGCCTTGATGGGCATTGGTTTGCTGTATCAGGGCTCCGCCAAGCGTCACATTGCCGAGGTGCTGCTGCAGGAGATTGGGAGACCGCCGGGACCCGAGATGGAGAACAGCGTGGAGCGCGAATCGTATGCCATGACCGCGGGACTCTCGCTGGGATTGGTCACCTTGGGTCAGGGTGAATCTCCCGCTGGGCTGAGGGATCTGCAGCTGCCGGACACGCTGCACTATTACATGGTCGGCGGGGTGAAGCGACCGATTAGCGGCTCGCAAAAGGAGAAATACCGGCTGGCCTCGTTCCAAGTGCGCGAAGGCGATAGCGTTAATATCGATGTCACTGCACCGGGCGCCACTTTGGCCTTGGGACTGATGTTCTTCGGTTCGGGCAATGCGGCGATTGCCGAGTGGATGCAGCCGCCGGACTCGCGCTATCTCCTCGATATGGTGCGACCCGATTTCCTCCTGCTGCGCACGATTGCCAGGGGCCTCATCCTCTGGCAAGACATCCGGCCGGACAGCGAGTGGTTCCACGCCCAGTTTCCCGCCAGTCTGCGCGTCCACCTGCGACTCCCGACGCGCGATGAGGGCTCAAACGGTGAGGACGGCGACGTTGACTACGAGGCCATCAC GCAAGCCTACTGCAACATCATGGCCGGAGCGGCCTTTTGCATTGGCCTCAAGTACGCCGGCACCGAGGACATGGTGGCCTTCGCCACGCTGCGTGCGGTAATCAAGGAATTCCTCGGCTACCCGGGCACACCGATGGGCGAGTGTGCCGGCCGCACCACCGTGGAGAGCTGCCTGATGGTCCTGCTCATCTCGATTTCTCTCGTTTTTGCCGGTTCCGGCAACTGCGAGATCCTGCGCATCATTCGCTATTTAAGATCACGCGTGGGTCCGCAGTATCCGCACATCACCTACGGCTCCCACATGGCCATACACATGTCGCTGGGGCTGCTGTTCCTCGGCGCCGGTCGCTTCACCATCGCCAAGACGCCGGAATCGATAGCGGCGCTGGTCTGCGCCTTCTTTCCCAAGTTTCCCATACACAGCAACGACAATCG ttaCCATCTGCAGGCGCTGCGACATCTCTATGTGCTCGCCGTGGAGCCGCGCCTCTTTCTGCCCCGCGACATCGATACCCATCAGCTGTGTTTGGCCAACATTTCGGTGCTGGAAGTGGGCGCCACCGAGCTGCGCCGCCTGCCCATCGCTCCCTGCATCCTGCCGGTGCTGAGCAGCCTGCAGCGCGTGGTGGTGGACGATGAGAACTATTGGCCGGTGTGCTTCGATCGCTCGCGCAACTGGCATCAGTTGGAGAAGGCGCTCGAGATGAGTGCACCGATTGATATCAAGAAGCGAACTGGGTGTTTGTCTCATTTGGAGGACCCCGACCGGCTGAAGAGCATGCTGGCCCAGACTTTGACCATGGAGCAGAGCATCTGCTGGCAGATCGACATGAACGACCTGCAGCAGTTTGCCAGCGAGCGGATGATAAAGCAGTTCCTCAGTCGCTGTTTGGCCACCAAGGGCACGGATTTGAGCTACCCGGAGCTGGTGAAGCGCCACCAGATGATGCTGCTCTTCTACAATGCCGTGGTCAAGGATCGGATGCATTTGCTGCCCGTTTACCTAACGCTATACGAT CACGTGACCAAGTCCATGCTGAACAACATCGATGTGTGGCAGCTAAAGCTGATCGATGCGTATTTGAGTCGCAGCCAGGAGTCGGAGCATCCACTAATCTCCGTGGAGCTCATCCAGATGCTGCAGGAGCTCTTCAAGCAGGCCATGGAGGACTCCACCCGGGAGTTATGCCTGCCGCTGCGCGAGTTTCTCAGCCGCAAGCGTCTGGAGCCGAGCTATGTGACCACTGTGAGTGGACCGGATTTGCAGCGAGCCTTCTGTGTGATCAATTACTATAATTTGCTGCCGAATATGTTGAGTGGCGTGGATTTGAGTGCGGGAACGGTGAACTATATGCGCATACTGTACGAATTCCGGCAGCTGAATCTCGGGGCGCACACCATCTTCGGGCTGCTCAAGATCCTCCAGTCGCTCCAGACCACCGAGGTGGTAACTTTGGATGAGGCGGCGCTATTGGCCTACACCATGGCCACCCAATGA
- the LOC108070372 gene encoding ileal sodium/bile acid cotransporter: MMSPHLLLVILALGYAPTTRGWSAHFRPAALKLHMAGEDRVQLTLELPKANFSTLQQPDRFQFRLESTDALLASVPGENSTIPLDAFNPQTRDWTGDIVVHGHFLGQTKIQVRLHDIQLNQSELPTEWSNDSSLEVKIMRPNRVVDHVFLGSIILLMSLLYINFGAALNLEVLRGLITRPTAPCLGFITQVVGMPLISYALGVFIFPEAPAMQLGLFFTGISPSGGASNTWTAVLGGNIHLSVLMTTVCNVAAFATMPLWVTTLGQLIFERAGIQVPYRKIATYCGSLIFPLLVGLLVQRRLPRIAAFLVRLLKPISACLILFIVVFAIITNYYLFYLFSWQIIIAGMALPGLGYIIAFLAAKLLHQNAADALTIAIETGIQNTGIAIFLLTTTLESPEADLTTVVPVSVAIMTPLPLLGIYLYKRCTASKRNEVSVAEAERIV; the protein is encoded by the exons ATGATGTCACCACATCTCCTGCTGGTCATCCTGGCGCTGGGCTACGCACCCACCACCCGCGGCTGGTCGGCCCACTTCCGACCCGCCGCCCTGAAGCTCCACATGGCTGGCGAGGATCGGGTGCAGTTGACTTTGGAGCTACCAAAGGCTAACTTCTCCACGCTGCAGCAGCCGGATCGCTTTCAGTTTCGGTTAGAATCTACGGACGCCTTGCTGGCCAGTGTGCCCGGCGAGAATTCCACCATTCCACTGGACGCCTTCAATCCCCAGACGCGCGATTGGACGGGTGACATAGTGGTCCATGGTCACTTCCTCGGCCAGACCAAAATCCAAGTGAGACTCCATGACATCCAGCTGAACCAGAGTGAACTGCCCACCGAGTGGAGCAACGACAGCTCGCTGGAGGTGAAGATCATGCGGCCAAATCGGGTGGTGGACCATGTCTTCCTGGGCTCCATCATCCTGCTGATGTCGCTGCTGTACATTAACTTTGGAGCCGCCCTGAATCTGGAGGTTCTCCGGGGTCTGATCACCCGGCCGACGGCTCCTTGTTTGGGTTTCATCACCCAGGTGGTGGGCATGCCCCTAATTAGCTACGCCCTGGGGGTCTTCATCTTCCCGGAGGCTCCAGCCATGCAGTTGGGCTTGTTCTTCACTGGAATCTCGCCCAGCGGTGGGGCTTCGAACACCTGGACCGCCGTGCTGGGCGGAAATATCCATCTATCCGTGCTAATGACCACCGTCTGCAATGTGGCCGCCTTTGCCACCATGCCGCTTTGGGTGACCACGCTGGGCCAGCTGATCTTCGAGAGGGCGGGCATACAGGTGCCCTATCGCAAGATAGCCACCTATTGCGGCAGCTTGATCTTTCCGCTGCTGGTCGGACTGCTCGTCCAGCGGCGACTGCCAAGGATCGCCGCCTTCCTGGTCCGCCTGCTCAAGCCCATCTCCGCCTGCTTGATCCTCTTCATCGTCGTCTTTGCCATCATCACCAACTATTACCTGTTCTACTTGTTCTCCTGGCAG aTTATCATAGCTGGCATGGCTCTGCCGGGTCTGGGCTACATCATCGCCTTTCTGGCGGCCAAGTTGCTCCATCAGAACGCCGCCGACGCCCTGACCATCGCCATTGAGACCGGCATCCAGAACACGGGCATCGCCATCTTCCTGCTCACAACGACGCTGGAATCGCCGGAGGCGGACCTCACCACAGTGGTGCCGGTTTCGGTGGCTATAATGACGCCGTTACCACTGCTGGGCATCTATCTCTACAAGCGATGCACTGCATCCAAAAGGAACGAAGTCTCCGTGGCCGAAGCGGAGCGAATTGTTTGA
- the LOC108054080 gene encoding uncharacterized protein: MSSGTAGCKRAHSIEVEQPLEAECVEHGLLLVKGRLSPKCSTARQLKAILDLPERQSREQLTQLSAGGEFKLLFDLEGGEFSYQSEEQVTASSCLLELRSCTAARRIRFRYRRRRSSYRVQPLYLLCRDEEKPAEQQRELLALIDLNLRLVQSIYAHKLQAAGFPNRTFTLNGECCTFRSQLTREEALAKSEDELWQHFAGEIISCPLWGHQLLLKFVAFIGCTRYDGDAVAASGDSSYANIRRHLKGHAALGGGGLALFGSAHFYAWPRKLAEIGDCVGSSERVDIARLPDESNYRRTYGGVFASTLGAVCHELGHCFDLGHTGDGVMGQGFDYLNRVLTVDQPTEHLPQRIIEASTSSSSSSAVNPPRFTKLKLQGSNSQLLDNYHNQRRHDSFYFARNCAVILAHHRWLNLGLEETASGSFEAAEIQLKRDTKEILSSRPLRLVELRCNRNSLVAHYEEFEEEEVHRFQLPASLWHLLAEQRTHYVFVLTTSGDTKRLSCDS; encoded by the coding sequence ATGAGCAGCGGCACCGCCGGCTGCAAGCGTGCGCACAGCATCGAGGTCGAGCAGCCGCTGGAGGCGGAGTGCGTGGAGCACGGCCTGCTGCTGGTCAAGGGACGCCTCTCGCCCAAGTGCTCCACGGCGCGCCAGCTGAAGGCGATTCTCGATCTCCCGGAGCGCCAGTCGCGCGAGCAGCTCACCCAGCTCTCAGCCGGCGGCGAGTTCAAGCTGCTCTTCGATTTGGAGGGAGGTGAATTCTCCTACCAAAGCGAGGAGCAGGTTACCGCATCCTCCTGCCTCCTGGAGCTGCGTTCCTGCACGGCCGCCCGCAGGATTCGCTTCCGCTACCGGCGGCGCCGCAGCTCCTACCGCGTGCAGCCGCTCTACCTGCTCTGCCGCGACGAGGAGAAGCCAGCGGAGCAGCAGCGCGAGCTGCTCGCCCTCATCGATCTCAATCTCCGCCTGGTGCAGTCCATCTATGCGCACAAACTCCAGGCGGCGGGCTTCCCGAATCGCACTTTTACCCTGAATGGCGAGTGCTGCACCTTTCGCAGCCAGTTGACCCGGGAGGAGGCTCTCGCGAAAAGCGAAGACGAGTTGTGGCAGCATTTTGCGGGGGAAATCATCTCCTGCCCGCTGTGGGGCCACCAGTTGCTCCTGAAGTTCGTGGCCTTCATAGGTTGCACGCGCTACGACGGCGACGCTGTGGCGGCCAGCGGTGACTCCTCCTACGCGAACATCCGGCGGCATCTCAAGGGACACGCGGCGCTCGGCGGCGGCGGATTGGCGCTCTTTGGAAGCGCCCACTTTTACGCTTGGCCGAGGAAGCTGGCGGAGATCGGGGATTGTGTGGGGAGCAGCGAGAGGGTGGACATCGCCCGGCTGCCGGACGAGAGCAACTACCGGAGGACCTACGGCGGCGTCTTTGCCAGCACCTTGGGCGCCGTGTGCCACGAACTGGGCCACTGCTTCGATTTGGGACACACCGGCGATGGGGTGATGGGCCAGGGCTTCGACTATTTGAATCGCGTTCTCACCGTGGATCAGCCCACGGAGCATCTGCCGCAGCGGATTATAGAGGCCTctacctcctcctcctcctcttcagcGGTTAATCCTCCGCGCTTCACCAAACTGAAACTCCAGGGGAGCAACAGCCAGCTGCTGGACAATTACCACAACCAAAGACGCCACGATAGCTTCTATTTCGCCCGCAATTGCGCCGTCATCCTGGCCCACCATCGTTGGCTCAATCTTGGACTGGAGGAGACCGCCAGTGGCAGCTTTGAGGCCGCAGAAATCCAACTGAAACGGGACACCAAAGAGATCCTTTCGAGCCGCCCCCTTCGGCTGGTCGAGCTGCGCTGCAATCGCAACAGCCTGGTGGCCCACTACGAGGAgttcgaggaggaggaagtgCATCGCTTCCAGCTGCCCGCCTCCCTGTGGCATCTGCTCGCCGAGCAGCGCACCCACTACGTCTTCGTCCTGACCACCAGTGGCGACACCAAGCGGCTGTCCTGCGACTCCTAG
- the LOC108054081 gene encoding glycolipid transfer protein, translated as MAATEGSARIQFKALKGFPAIGTDKLETQAFLAASKEIVTVIESFGKLFTPVISDMNGNINKLTKAYGADVLKYQYLEDLIVLNVNVDDFAANALLWLKRGLQLICTFFENIYNDAQAKEALKQHLQDAYERTLKPYHGFIVQSTIKIIYSWVPTRSQLLGQGAAQVENMEVLTSFLPTMRAHLDSIDALLRAHNLDDARKV; from the exons ATGGCAGCCACCGAGGGATCCGCGCGAATTCAGTTCAAGGCGCTGAAGGGATTTCCAGCAATCGGCACTGATAAGCTGGAGACACAGGCCTTCCTCGCCGCCTCCAAGGAGATAGTAACCGTCATAG AGAGCTTCGGCAAACTGTTTACGCCCGTGATCAGCGACATGAACGGAAACATAAAC AAATTAACGAAAGCCTACGGGGCGGATGTGTTgaagtaccaatatctggagGATCTGATCGTGCTGAATGTGAACGTGGACGATTTTGCGGCCAACGCGCTGCTCTGGCTAAAGCGCGGCCTCCAGCTGATTTGCACCTTCTTCGAGAACATCTACAACGATGCCCAGGCCAAGGAGGCACTGAAGCAGCACCTGCAGGACGCCTACGAGCGCACCTTGAAGCCCTATCACGGCTTCATAGTCCAGAGCACAATAAAG ATCATCTACAGCTGGGTGCCCACGCGCAGCCAGCTGCTGGGCCAGGGAGCCGCCCAGGTGGAGAACATGGAGGTGCTGACCAGCTTCCTGCCCACGATGCGTGCCCATTTGGACTCGATCGATGCCCTTTTGAGGGCCCACAATCTGGACGATGCCCGAAAGGTGTGA
- the LOC108054082 gene encoding transmembrane protein 17B, whose amino-acid sequence MSHSVSPHRANLLLQMLLQANTYVSMVWAMSYMIHMLIRLNNLWNLEGLSMLMAYILAISAESVRLYAGYSVNLCSGATAMWLLLTVTPCILLPAMVFLRLSAAGRSLWLRIITNAVFGLIALEVIVCLVHFVICKPGKRMSRMSQGEKEQEQEEPGESEDEEDDLSSSEEELKLKSK is encoded by the exons ATGTCGCACTCAGTGTCGCCACATCGGGCCAACCTGCTGCTCCAGATGCTCCTACAGGCGAATACCTATGTGTCCATGGTGTGGGCCATGAGCTACATGATCCACATGCTCATCCGG CTAAATAACTTGTGGAATTTGGAGGGCCTATCCATGCTGATGGCCTACATCCTGGCCATTTCCGCCGAATCCGTGCGCCTGTACGCCGGCTACTCGGTGAACCTGTGCTCCGGGGCCACCGCCATGTGGCTGCTGCTCACGGTGACGCCCTGCATCCTGCTGCCCGCCATGGTCTTCCTGCGCCTCTCGGCCGCCGGACGAAGTCTCTGGCTGCGCATCATCACGAATGCCGTCTTTGGTTTGATTGCCCTGGAGGTGATTGTGTGCCTGGTTCACTTTGTGATCTGCAAGCCGGGCAAGCGAATGTCTAGGATGTCCCAAGGGGAAAAGGAACAGGAACAAGAGGAACCAGGGGAATCagaggatgaggaggatgaTCTGTCGTCGTCGGAGGAGGAGCTAAAGCTCAAGTCCAAGTGA
- the LOC108070346 gene encoding uncharacterized protein, which yields MDWMSWSGHGPSVAMQHRKQELRWRNLLAIVLVLVTSMSHIRHSTLGISSNERRFQCLWPRLLGQTNCSPCAELYIFNRSTGYRRCEHINGRCYPHRTVFASARMCELICQPYIQRPTLHELTTPVPPLVEPYFDSDEEFQ from the coding sequence ATGGATTGGATGAGCTGGAGTGGACATGGACCATCAGTGGCCATGCAGCACCGCAAGCAAGAGCTGCGTTGGCGCAACCTGCTGGCCATCGTCTTGGTCCTGGTGACCAGCATGAGCCACATCCGTCACTCGACCCTCGGAATCAGCTCGAACGAGCGGCGGTTCCAGTGCCTGTGGCCACGACTCCTTGGCCAGACGAACTGCTCGCCCTGCGCCGAGCTGTACATCTTCAATCGCTCCACGGGCTACCGGCGCTGCGAGCACATCAACGGCCGCTGCTATCCGCACCGCACGGTCTTCGCCAGCGCCCGGATGTGCGAGCTCATCTGCCAGCCGTACATCCAGCGGCCCACGCTCCACGAGCTGACCACCCCGGTGCCGCCGCTGGTGGAGCCCTACTTCGACAGCGACGAGGAGTTCCAGTGA